In one Novosphingopyxis iocasae genomic region, the following are encoded:
- a CDS encoding S-(hydroxymethyl)glutathione dehydrogenase/class III alcohol dehydrogenase, translating to MKTRAAVAFEAQKPLEIVELDLEGPKEGEVLVELMATGLCHTDAFTLSGDDPEGLFPSVLGHEGAGIVREVGSGVTSVKPDDHVIPLYTAECRECEYCLNPKTNLCQAVRATQGKGLMPDGTSRFSYKGQMIHHYMGTSTFSNFTVLPEIAVAKIREDAPFDTTCYVGCGVTTGVGAVVHTAKVEPGSRVVVFGLGGIGLNVIQGAKLAGASQIVGIDLNPDREEWGRKFGMTDFLNPKDGGDIVERIVNLTGGGADYSFECIGNVQVMRQALECCHKGWGESIIIGVAGAGQTIETRPFQLVTGRNWRGSAFGGARGRTDVPKIVDWYMNGQIEIDPMITHRFSLDEINKGFDLMHKGESIRGVVIY from the coding sequence ATGAAGACCCGCGCAGCCGTTGCCTTTGAAGCTCAGAAGCCGCTGGAGATCGTCGAACTGGACCTCGAAGGACCCAAGGAGGGCGAGGTGCTGGTCGAGCTGATGGCGACGGGCCTGTGCCATACCGACGCCTTCACGCTGTCCGGCGACGATCCGGAAGGATTGTTTCCCTCCGTGCTCGGCCATGAGGGCGCGGGCATCGTGCGCGAAGTGGGTTCAGGCGTCACCAGCGTGAAGCCGGACGATCATGTCATCCCGCTCTACACCGCCGAGTGCCGGGAATGCGAATATTGCCTCAACCCCAAGACGAACCTCTGTCAGGCCGTGCGCGCCACGCAGGGCAAGGGCCTGATGCCGGACGGCACCAGCCGGTTCAGCTACAAGGGGCAGATGATCCATCATTATATGGGCACCTCCACCTTTTCGAACTTCACCGTACTGCCGGAGATTGCGGTGGCGAAGATCCGCGAGGACGCGCCGTTCGACACGACCTGTTATGTCGGCTGCGGCGTGACGACCGGAGTGGGCGCCGTGGTGCATACGGCCAAAGTGGAGCCGGGCAGCCGCGTCGTCGTCTTTGGCCTGGGCGGCATCGGCCTCAACGTCATTCAGGGCGCCAAGTTGGCGGGCGCGAGCCAGATCGTCGGTATTGATCTCAATCCGGACCGCGAGGAATGGGGGCGCAAGTTCGGCATGACGGACTTCCTTAACCCCAAGGACGGCGGCGATATCGTCGAGCGGATCGTGAACCTGACGGGCGGTGGCGCGGATTATTCGTTCGAGTGCATCGGCAATGTTCAGGTGATGCGCCAGGCGCTGGAATGCTGCCATAAGGGCTGGGGCGAAAGCATCATCATCGGCGTGGCGGGCGCGGGCCAGACCATCGAGACGCGGCCTTTCCAACTGGTGACGGGGCGCAACTGGCGCGGTAGTGCCTTTGGCGGCGCACGCGGGCGGACCGATGTGCCCAAGATCGTCGACTGGTATATGAACGGCCAGATCGAGATCGACCCGATGATTACGCACCGCTTTTCGCTGGACGAGATCAACAAGGGCTTCGACCTGATGCACAAGGGTGAGAGCATTCGCGGCGTGGTCATTTACTGA
- a CDS encoding glycoside hydrolase family 3 protein — MNLRWTAPLLLTAATACTMPAAMPGAGAGIALPADATAHPERWPEAHSPAAITDPATESAIDALIARMSLEQKVGQLVQADISTIEPEDLATYPLGSILAGGNSGPYGNERASAAEWDKLVRAFRDVSERPAANGVAIPIIFGVDAVHGHNNIPGATVFPHNIGLGAAHDPAMIRRIGAATAAEIAGSGIEWTFAPTLAVPQDPRWGRTYEGYSSDPALVAAYAGAMVEGLQGNLVSGRPIGSKHVAATAKHFLADGGTQGGKDQGDAVIPESELISVHSQGYPAAIDAGALTVMASFSSWNGVKNHGNPSLLTSVLKDRMGFEGFVVGDWNGHAQVEGCTNTDCPRAIEAGLDMFMAPDSWKDLYANTVKRAVSGDIPMARIDDAVRRILRVKYKLGLMDQNPPVRRDYAAVGAPEHLALAREAVAKSLVLLKNEGSVLPIKPGAKVLVTGPGADDMAMQSGGWTVSWQGTDVTRADFPNGQTIWEGIKQAVEEAGGTAILSPDGSYDGPADVAIAVYGETPYAEFQGDVPTLDYQPAGARDLALLKRLKAKGMKTVSLFLSGRPMFANPEINASDAFVAAWLPGTQGAGIADVIVARRDGATPQNFTGRLPFAWPASAASPITDPLFARGYGMDYSTGGSVGTLSEDSGIDMAQALNIGRFFAAGRVQAPWSISIGDAGGKRFVEGNAARSPEGRVTASAVDVRAQEDGRRFVWTGPGQVAIEGPPADLSARFDAGQALEITGVLQAAGTGDTQLFLGDRAVPLGPLLTDARTGEVTSWQIPLRCFAGSADDLRAVGNAMRIEGKAALDLTLLDVRLVDVGAASCPSAAN, encoded by the coding sequence ATGAACTTGCGATGGACTGCGCCCCTGCTGCTGACGGCAGCCACGGCTTGCACCATGCCCGCGGCCATGCCCGGCGCCGGAGCGGGCATTGCCCTGCCGGCAGACGCCACCGCCCATCCGGAACGTTGGCCCGAAGCGCACAGCCCGGCTGCGATCACCGATCCGGCCACCGAGAGCGCGATCGATGCGCTGATCGCGCGGATGAGCCTGGAGCAGAAGGTCGGCCAACTGGTGCAGGCGGATATCAGCACTATCGAACCGGAAGATCTCGCCACCTATCCGCTCGGCTCGATCCTGGCGGGCGGCAATAGCGGGCCCTATGGCAATGAGCGAGCGAGCGCGGCGGAATGGGACAAGCTGGTGCGGGCCTTCCGCGATGTCTCGGAACGGCCTGCGGCCAATGGCGTCGCCATTCCGATCATCTTCGGCGTCGATGCCGTTCATGGCCATAACAACATCCCCGGCGCCACGGTTTTTCCGCACAATATCGGCCTTGGCGCGGCGCATGATCCGGCGATGATCCGCCGCATCGGCGCGGCTACCGCCGCCGAAATTGCGGGCAGCGGTATCGAATGGACCTTCGCGCCCACGCTGGCCGTTCCGCAAGACCCGCGCTGGGGCCGCACTTATGAAGGCTATTCCTCCGATCCCGCCCTCGTCGCCGCCTATGCGGGGGCGATGGTGGAAGGGTTGCAGGGTAATCTCGTCAGCGGCCGCCCGATCGGCTCGAAACATGTCGCGGCTACCGCCAAGCACTTCCTGGCCGATGGCGGCACCCAGGGCGGCAAGGATCAGGGCGATGCGGTGATCCCGGAAAGCGAGCTGATTTCCGTCCACTCGCAAGGTTACCCCGCCGCGATCGACGCCGGAGCGCTGACCGTCATGGCCAGCTTCTCCAGCTGGAACGGGGTGAAGAATCACGGCAATCCCAGCCTCCTAACCAGCGTCCTGAAAGACCGCATGGGCTTCGAAGGCTTTGTGGTGGGGGATTGGAACGGCCATGCGCAGGTGGAAGGCTGCACCAACACCGATTGTCCGCGCGCAATCGAAGCCGGGCTCGACATGTTCATGGCGCCCGATAGCTGGAAGGATCTGTACGCCAACACGGTGAAGCGCGCGGTGAGCGGCGACATCCCGATGGCCCGCATCGACGATGCCGTGCGCCGTATCCTGCGCGTGAAATACAAGCTCGGTCTGATGGACCAGAATCCTCCGGTCCGCCGCGATTACGCCGCGGTTGGCGCGCCGGAGCATCTGGCGCTGGCGCGTGAGGCGGTGGCCAAATCGCTGGTGCTCCTCAAAAATGAAGGTTCGGTCCTCCCGATCAAGCCCGGCGCGAAGGTGCTGGTCACCGGGCCCGGCGCGGACGATATGGCTATGCAATCGGGCGGCTGGACGGTCAGCTGGCAGGGCACTGACGTCACGCGCGCGGATTTCCCCAACGGCCAGACCATCTGGGAAGGCATCAAGCAGGCGGTAGAAGAGGCCGGCGGTACTGCGATCCTTTCGCCGGACGGCTCCTATGACGGCCCGGCGGACGTCGCGATCGCCGTCTATGGCGAAACGCCCTATGCCGAGTTTCAGGGCGACGTGCCGACATTGGATTATCAGCCCGCGGGCGCACGCGACCTTGCACTGCTGAAGCGGCTGAAAGCGAAGGGAATGAAAACCGTGTCGCTGTTCCTTTCCGGCCGCCCGATGTTCGCGAACCCGGAGATCAACGCCTCGGACGCCTTCGTCGCCGCCTGGCTTCCAGGCACGCAAGGCGCCGGGATTGCCGACGTGATCGTGGCTAGGCGCGATGGCGCGACCCCACAGAATTTCACCGGGCGTCTGCCCTTTGCCTGGCCCGCCTCCGCCGCCTCGCCGATCACAGACCCGCTGTTCGCGCGCGGCTATGGGATGGATTACAGCACGGGTGGCAGCGTCGGAACGCTATCCGAAGATTCGGGCATCGACATGGCGCAGGCGCTCAACATCGGCCGCTTCTTCGCCGCCGGCCGCGTGCAGGCGCCCTGGTCGATCTCCATCGGCGATGCGGGGGGTAAGCGTTTCGTGGAAGGCAACGCCGCGCGTAGTCCGGAAGGCCGGGTCACCGCCAGCGCGGTCGATGTCCGCGCACAGGAGGACGGCCGCCGCTTCGTCTGGACCGGGCCCGGCCAGGTTGCGATCGAAGGGCCGCCGGCCGACTTGTCCGCGCGTTTCGACGCTGGGCAGGCGCTTGAAATCACCGGTGTGCTGCAGGCCGCCGGCACAGGCGACACGCAGCTGTTCCTGGGCGACCGGGCGGTGCCCCTTGGGCCCCTGCTAACCGATGCACGAACGGGTGAGGTAACCAGCTGGCAAATTCCGCTGCGCTGCTTTGCGGGCTCTGCGGACGATCTGCGCGCCGTCGGCAATGCCATGCGTATCGAGGGCAAGGCGGCGCTCGATCTGACACTGCTCGACGTGCGCCTTGTTGACGTGGGCGCGGCATCTTGCCCGTCCGCCGCGAACTGA
- a CDS encoding CoA-acylating methylmalonate-semialdehyde dehydrogenase, producing MRTIDHFIAGETSGGGSRTSDVFNPNDGTVQAKVPLGDAALLDRAVDAAQAAQPEWAATNPQRRARVFFKFKELVEADMENLAQMLSSEHGKVIADSRGDVQRGLDVIEFCCGIPHVLKGEYTQGAGPGIDVYSMRQPLGIGAGITPFNFPAMIPMWMFGPAIAAGNAFILKPSERDPSVPRRLAELFVEAGGPEGILQVVQGDKEMVDAILDHPAIGGVSFVGSSDIAHYVYKRGVAAGKRVQAMGGAKNHGIVMPDADLDQVVSDLSGAAYGSAGERCMALPVVVPVGEGTAERLKEKLLPAIEALRVGVSTDKDAHYGPVVNAAHKKRVEDWIQKGVDEGAELVVDGRGFTLQGHEEGFFIGPSLFDHVRPDMESYKEEIFGPVLQIVRAKDFEEALTLPSKHQYGNGVAIFTRNGHAAREFAQRVNVGMVGINVPIPVPVAYHSFGGWKRSAFGDTNQHGMEGIKFWTKVKTVTQRWPDGTAEADNKDAFVIPTMG from the coding sequence ATGCGCACCATCGATCATTTTATTGCCGGTGAGACCAGCGGCGGGGGATCGCGCACATCGGACGTGTTCAACCCCAATGACGGCACCGTGCAGGCCAAGGTTCCGCTCGGCGATGCCGCGCTGCTGGACCGCGCCGTCGATGCCGCGCAGGCGGCGCAGCCCGAATGGGCGGCCACCAATCCGCAGCGCCGCGCGCGCGTCTTCTTCAAGTTCAAGGAACTGGTCGAAGCGGACATGGAAAACCTCGCCCAGATGCTCTCCAGCGAGCATGGCAAGGTGATCGCGGATTCGCGCGGCGATGTGCAGCGCGGCCTCGACGTCATCGAGTTCTGCTGCGGCATTCCGCATGTGTTGAAGGGCGAATATACGCAAGGCGCCGGGCCGGGCATCGACGTCTATTCGATGCGCCAGCCGCTGGGCATCGGCGCCGGTATCACGCCGTTCAACTTCCCCGCCATGATCCCGATGTGGATGTTCGGCCCGGCCATCGCGGCGGGCAACGCCTTCATCCTGAAACCGTCCGAGCGCGATCCCTCCGTGCCGCGTCGCCTTGCCGAATTGTTCGTCGAGGCCGGTGGCCCCGAAGGCATTCTGCAGGTGGTGCAGGGCGACAAGGAGATGGTCGACGCAATCCTGGATCATCCCGCCATCGGCGGCGTCAGCTTTGTCGGCAGCTCCGACATCGCGCATTATGTCTACAAGCGCGGCGTTGCAGCCGGCAAGCGCGTGCAGGCGATGGGCGGCGCGAAGAACCACGGGATCGTGATGCCCGACGCGGACCTCGACCAGGTTGTGAGCGATTTGTCCGGCGCGGCCTATGGTTCGGCCGGCGAGCGCTGCATGGCACTGCCCGTCGTGGTGCCGGTGGGCGAGGGCACGGCGGAGCGGCTGAAGGAAAAGCTGCTGCCTGCCATCGAGGCGCTGCGCGTCGGCGTGTCGACCGACAAGGACGCGCATTACGGCCCCGTCGTCAACGCCGCGCACAAGAAGCGCGTGGAGGACTGGATCCAGAAGGGCGTGGACGAGGGCGCGGAGCTGGTGGTCGATGGCCGCGGCTTCACGCTGCAGGGTCATGAAGAGGGCTTCTTCATCGGCCCGTCGCTGTTCGATCATGTGCGCCCGGACATGGAAAGCTACAAGGAAGAGATTTTCGGCCCCGTGCTGCAGATCGTGCGCGCCAAGGATTTCGAGGAAGCCCTCACGCTCCCCTCCAAGCACCAATATGGTAATGGCGTGGCCATTTTCACGCGCAACGGCCATGCCGCGCGCGAGTTCGCGCAGCGCGTGAATGTCGGCATGGTCGGCATCAACGTTCCGATACCTGTGCCCGTGGCCTATCACAGCTTCGGCGGCTGGAAACGCTCCGCCTTTGGCGATACCAACCAGCACGGCATGGAGGGCATCAAGTTCTGGACGAAGGTGAAAACCGTGACCCAGCGCTGGCCCGACGGTACTGCCGAAGCCGACAACAAGGACGCCTTCGTCATCCCGACGATGGGCTGA
- the fghA gene encoding S-formylglutathione hydrolase — protein MDTVSINKSHGGEQGVYKHASDSTGTEMIFSVFVPPHEAGAKLPVLWYLSGLTCDHSNVTEKGEYRAACAEEGVIFIAPDTSPRGDDVPDEDGYDFGKGAGFYLDATQDPWAQYYRMRSYIEDELPALIAAEFPMADMARQSITGHSMGGHGALTIGLRGGERFRSVSAFSPVVAPIGVPWGQKALSKYLGEDRAAWRQYDACALIADGARVPELLVEQGTADQFLDEQLRPELLREACEKAGIDLTLNMREGYDHSYYFISTFLGDHIRWHAERLKR, from the coding sequence ATGGACACGGTCTCGATCAATAAGAGCCATGGCGGCGAGCAGGGCGTGTACAAGCATGCCAGCGACAGCACGGGCACCGAGATGATCTTCTCGGTGTTCGTGCCGCCGCACGAGGCTGGCGCGAAGCTGCCGGTGCTCTGGTATCTGTCCGGCCTCACCTGCGATCATTCGAACGTCACCGAAAAGGGCGAATATCGCGCGGCCTGCGCCGAAGAAGGCGTGATCTTCATCGCGCCGGATACGTCCCCGCGCGGCGATGATGTGCCGGACGAGGACGGCTATGATTTCGGCAAGGGCGCAGGCTTCTATCTCGATGCCACGCAGGATCCCTGGGCGCAGTATTACCGCATGCGCAGCTATATCGAGGATGAGCTGCCCGCGCTGATCGCCGCCGAATTTCCGATGGCAGACATGGCCCGCCAGTCCATCACGGGGCACAGCATGGGCGGCCATGGCGCGCTCACCATCGGTCTGCGCGGCGGCGAGCGCTTCCGCTCGGTCTCCGCTTTCTCGCCGGTGGTGGCGCCGATCGGGGTACCTTGGGGCCAGAAGGCGCTAAGCAAATATCTGGGCGAGGACCGCGCGGCCTGGCGGCAATATGATGCCTGCGCGCTGATTGCCGATGGCGCGCGCGTGCCGGAATTGCTCGTGGAGCAGGGCACGGCGGATCAGTTCCTGGACGAACAGCTGCGGCCGGAGCTTCTGCGCGAGGCATGCGAAAAGGCCGGCATCGACCTGACGCTGAACATGCGCGAAGGCTACGACCACAGCTATTATTTCATCTCGACCTTCCTCGGCGATCATATCCGCTGGCACGCTGAGCGTCTGAAGCGCTGA
- a CDS encoding ABC1 kinase family protein — MEEDDDFLTDRSRQRAVPSGRLSRLGTFGRLAGGVAGNVIGEGARRLAAGERPRVSDLVLTPGNAKRLADRLAHLRGAAMKMGQMISMDAGDLLPPELAEIMARLRDQAQHMPPGQLKTVLAKEWGKDWRRRFKRFGPTPVAAASIGQVHRAQTPDGRDLAIKIQYPGVAKSIDSDVDNVVTLLRISGLVPKELDLAPLLDEAKKQLHEEADYEREGAEMERFAQLLEGDDRYVVPRRDDEFTTPNVLAMSFIEGSPIEGIADEPQDVRNEVMTRLIELVLRELFEFGHMQTDPNFANYRYQADGGRLVLLDFGASRAVERHVSANYRNLLRALFAGDRDAVRQGAIDAGFLGPAAAEKHRALVDRMIDIVLREIGTPERFDFGDRAFVTTLAEMGQEMAEDRETWHVPPADMIFVQRKISGTALLAARLKAVVDIRALCAPYLEDVPQA; from the coding sequence ATGGAAGAGGATGACGATTTCCTCACCGATCGCTCGCGCCAGCGGGCGGTGCCGAGTGGGCGGTTGTCGCGCCTCGGCACCTTCGGCCGCCTCGCTGGGGGCGTTGCCGGCAATGTGATTGGCGAGGGCGCGCGCCGTCTGGCCGCGGGCGAGCGGCCGCGTGTCAGCGATCTCGTCCTCACCCCCGGCAATGCCAAACGGCTTGCCGATCGCCTCGCCCATCTACGCGGCGCGGCGATGAAGATGGGGCAGATGATCTCGATGGATGCGGGCGATCTGCTGCCGCCCGAACTGGCCGAGATCATGGCCCGGCTGCGCGATCAGGCGCAGCACATGCCGCCGGGACAGCTGAAGACGGTACTGGCCAAGGAATGGGGCAAGGACTGGCGCCGCCGGTTCAAGCGCTTCGGCCCAACGCCCGTTGCCGCCGCCTCGATCGGCCAGGTCCACCGCGCGCAGACGCCGGACGGCCGCGATCTGGCGATCAAGATCCAGTATCCGGGCGTCGCCAAGAGCATCGACAGCGATGTCGACAATGTGGTGACGCTCCTGCGCATCAGCGGGCTGGTGCCCAAGGAACTGGACCTTGCGCCGCTGCTCGACGAGGCGAAGAAGCAGCTGCACGAAGAAGCCGATTATGAGCGCGAGGGCGCGGAAATGGAGCGCTTCGCTCAGCTGCTGGAGGGCGATGATCGCTATGTCGTCCCTCGCCGCGATGACGAATTCACCACCCCGAACGTGCTTGCCATGAGCTTCATCGAAGGCTCCCCGATCGAGGGGATCGCGGACGAGCCGCAGGATGTGCGCAACGAGGTGATGACGCGCCTCATCGAACTGGTGCTGCGCGAGCTGTTCGAATTCGGCCATATGCAGACCGATCCGAACTTCGCCAATTATCGCTATCAGGCCGATGGCGGTCGGCTCGTGCTGCTGGATTTCGGCGCCTCGCGCGCGGTCGAGCGGCATGTGTCGGCCAATTACCGCAATTTGCTGCGCGCGCTGTTTGCCGGTGACCGCGACGCCGTGCGGCAAGGCGCAATCGATGCCGGCTTCCTAGGCCCCGCCGCCGCCGAAAAGCACCGCGCCCTTGTCGACCGCATGATCGACATCGTGCTGCGTGAGATCGGCACGCCCGAGCGCTTCGATTTCGGCGACCGCGCTTTCGTCACGACGCTGGCCGAAATGGGCCAGGAAATGGCCGAAGACCGCGAAACCTGGCATGTGCCGCCCGCCGACATGATCTTCGTCCAGCGCAAGATCAGCGGCACCGCGCTCCTTGCCGCGCGGCTGAAGGCGGTGGTCGATATCCGCGCGCTGTGTGCACCTTATCTGGAAGACGTTCCGCAAGCCTGA
- the purU gene encoding formyltetrahydrofolate deformylase, producing MCRDRSGIVAAVSGALTEQGGFILDSQQYADLESGRFFMRICFQSAGEGGLSDLAGWRTHFAPLAVRFEMELELTRADDKPRVLVAVSKGSHCLSDLLYRQRSRSLAVEIAAVVSNHDDLREIADWHGVPFHHLPVSDANRIEQEAAIEALMDDYGASHLILARYMQVLTQGFADRMKGRCINIHHSFLPGFKGANPYAQAFERGVKLIGATAHFVTGDLDEGPIIAQAVEPVDHRDSERSMIRSGRDIEARVLAKAVNAVGERRLFLNGARTVVFE from the coding sequence ATGTGCCGGGATCGCAGCGGTATCGTCGCGGCCGTGTCCGGCGCGCTGACCGAGCAGGGCGGCTTCATTCTGGACAGTCAGCAATATGCCGATCTGGAAAGCGGCCGCTTCTTCATGCGGATATGCTTCCAGTCAGCCGGTGAGGGCGGGCTGTCCGATCTCGCCGGCTGGCGGACCCATTTCGCGCCGCTGGCGGTGCGGTTCGAAATGGAACTGGAGCTGACGCGGGCGGACGATAAGCCGCGTGTTCTGGTGGCGGTTTCGAAAGGATCGCACTGCCTGAGCGATCTGCTCTACCGACAGCGTAGCCGATCGCTGGCGGTGGAGATCGCCGCGGTGGTTTCCAACCATGACGATTTGCGCGAGATCGCGGACTGGCACGGGGTGCCCTTCCACCATCTGCCGGTGAGCGATGCCAACCGCATCGAACAGGAAGCTGCGATCGAAGCGCTGATGGACGATTATGGCGCCTCGCACCTGATCCTGGCGCGCTATATGCAGGTTCTGACGCAAGGCTTTGCCGATCGCATGAAAGGCCGCTGCATCAATATCCACCACAGCTTCCTGCCGGGCTTCAAGGGCGCCAATCCCTATGCCCAGGCCTTCGAACGCGGTGTGAAGCTGATCGGCGCGACCGCCCATTTCGTGACCGGCGATCTGGACGAGGGCCCGATAATCGCCCAGGCTGTTGAGCCGGTCGATCACCGCGATTCCGAACGCAGCATGATCCGCAGCGGCAGGGACATCGAGGCGCGCGTGCTGGCGAAGGCCGTGAATGCGGTTGGCGAACGGCGTCTGTTCCTGAACGGCGCGCGCACCGTGGTATTCGAATGA
- a CDS encoding LacI family DNA-binding transcriptional regulator, translated as MARRRQAVTIKHVAAEAGVSLQTVSRVINHEPNVRPAMKEKVQGAIDKLGYVPSIAAQRMSGSRSYLILALNDRERTIAEWSARQGSDWVGQMLLGGMLKCAEHGYRLIVELIDTRTHHVERELAGAFAALQPDGVLLTPPHSEDPVIIAFLEKQGVPFARIGSRAPGPGIPITMDDEGSARRATQMLVDLGHRRIGFIAGAQEYSLSQRRADGWKDVMRESGLPVDGLLAQGDFSHASGLVGARALLSRDERPTAIIASSDQMALATLDVAKEMGLEVPRALSVISFDNSPAIRYANPSITAVDQPIADTVSRAVELIIAMKRTGEGPEEAIRVSGDLIARESTAPPPPN; from the coding sequence ATGGCCCGCAGACGACAGGCGGTGACGATCAAGCATGTCGCGGCGGAAGCCGGGGTGTCGCTCCAGACCGTCAGCCGCGTCATCAATCATGAGCCCAATGTCCGCCCGGCCATGAAGGAGAAGGTGCAGGGCGCGATCGACAAGCTGGGTTATGTGCCGTCCATCGCCGCGCAGCGGATGAGCGGATCGCGCAGCTATCTTATCCTGGCGCTGAACGACCGCGAACGCACCATTGCCGAATGGAGCGCGCGCCAGGGTTCGGACTGGGTCGGGCAGATGCTGCTCGGCGGCATGCTGAAATGCGCGGAACATGGCTATCGGCTGATCGTCGAACTGATCGACACGCGCACGCATCATGTGGAGCGGGAGCTGGCGGGGGCGTTCGCTGCGCTGCAGCCGGACGGTGTGCTGTTGACGCCGCCGCATTCGGAAGACCCGGTCATCATCGCGTTTCTCGAAAAACAGGGCGTGCCCTTCGCGCGGATCGGATCGCGCGCGCCGGGCCCCGGCATTCCGATCACGATGGACGATGAAGGCTCCGCCCGCCGCGCCACGCAAATGCTCGTCGATCTCGGCCATCGCCGGATCGGCTTCATCGCCGGCGCGCAAGAATACAGTCTCAGCCAGCGCCGCGCAGACGGTTGGAAGGATGTGATGAGGGAGAGCGGCCTTCCGGTTGACGGCCTGCTCGCACAGGGCGATTTCAGCCATGCAAGCGGACTGGTGGGCGCACGCGCGCTCCTGAGCCGTGACGAACGCCCCACCGCCATCATCGCCAGCAGCGATCAGATGGCCTTGGCGACGCTCGATGTCGCCAAGGAGATGGGGCTGGAGGTGCCGCGCGCGCTTTCGGTCATCAGCTTCGATAACAGCCCGGCCATTCGTTACGCCAATCCCAGCATCACCGCCGTGGACCAGCCGATCGCCGATACGGTGTCGCGCGCGGTCGAACTGATCATCGCCATGAAGCGCACCGGTGAAGGGCCGGAGGAAGCGATCCGCGTCTCGGGCGATCTGATCGCGCGCGAATCGACCGCGCCGCCGCCGCCGAACTGA
- a CDS encoding VOC family protein → MFSHVMLGADDIDTSKAFYDAVIGALGGEPGRVDPKGRVIYMHNGGIFLLTKPIDGKPASCGNGSTIGFAASSPEQADAWHKAGLDHGGTAIEDPPGIREGAGMKLYLAYLRDPAGNKICAMHRPAA, encoded by the coding sequence ATGTTTAGTCACGTGATGTTGGGCGCAGACGATATCGATACGTCCAAGGCCTTTTACGACGCCGTCATCGGAGCGCTGGGCGGAGAGCCCGGTCGGGTCGATCCCAAGGGGCGGGTGATCTACATGCATAATGGCGGGATATTCCTGCTGACCAAGCCGATCGATGGGAAGCCGGCGAGCTGCGGCAACGGTTCGACCATCGGCTTTGCTGCGAGCAGCCCTGAACAGGCCGATGCCTGGCATAAGGCAGGCCTCGATCATGGCGGCACGGCGATCGAAGATCCGCCGGGCATCCGTGAAGGGGCGGGCATGAAGCTGTATCTTGCCTATCTGCGCGATCCCGCGGGCAACAAGATCTGCGCCATGCACAGGCCTGCCGCCTGA
- a CDS encoding glycoside hydrolase family 16 protein codes for MPKRALAIVVLSGLLASCQPAALSDIAPQTAADAAAPRAVLFEDDFDAPTLDRSKWIVVGPDFWVNNEQQAYVDSPETIRFLPAGSVEGAEDGVLLLQPKFEPGFKTPTGRTADFVSGRITTRGKFDFTHGTASARIKMPDAVGVWPAFWLLGNGEWPGTGEIDIMEYVGEKDWTAVALHGPGYSGDTPLVNRYFFEDGTDVTEWHVYSVDWSPQEIIFKIDGKPTYRATRAMVEHYGRWAFDTPKFVILNFALGGAYPSKTNGITKPYDGLPQETVDRVKKGDIAMYVDWVRVER; via the coding sequence ATGCCCAAACGCGCTCTTGCTATCGTCGTCCTTTCCGGACTGCTCGCGTCCTGTCAGCCCGCTGCGCTCTCCGACATCGCGCCGCAGACAGCCGCCGACGCCGCCGCGCCGCGGGCGGTTCTGTTCGAAGACGATTTCGATGCGCCCACGCTGGACCGCAGCAAATGGATCGTGGTCGGCCCGGATTTCTGGGTGAACAACGAACAGCAGGCCTATGTCGATTCGCCGGAGACGATCCGCTTTCTCCCGGCCGGATCGGTCGAAGGCGCGGAAGACGGCGTGCTGCTGCTCCAGCCGAAGTTCGAGCCGGGGTTCAAGACGCCCACGGGCCGCACGGCCGATTTCGTTTCCGGACGGATCACCACCCGGGGCAAGTTCGATTTCACCCATGGCACCGCCTCGGCGCGGATCAAGATGCCCGATGCCGTGGGCGTCTGGCCGGCCTTCTGGCTGCTCGGCAATGGCGAGTGGCCAGGGACGGGAGAGATCGACATCATGGAATATGTCGGCGAAAAGGACTGGACGGCGGTGGCGCTGCACGGCCCCGGCTATTCGGGCGATACGCCGCTGGTGAACCGCTATTTCTTCGAAGACGGCACCGACGTGACCGAATGGCATGTCTATTCGGTCGACTGGAGCCCGCAGGAGATCATCTTCAAGATCGACGGCAAGCCAACATATCGCGCGACGCGTGCGATGGTGGAACATTATGGCCGCTGGGCGTTCGACACACCCAAATTCGTCATCCTGAACTTCGCGCTTGGCGGCGCCTATCCGTCCAAAACCAATGGCATCACAAAACCGTATGACGGTTTGCCGCAGGAAACGGTCGATCGCGTCAAAAAGGGCGATATCGCCATGTACGTAGACTGGGTCCGCGTCGAGCGCTGA